A region of the Kribbella sp. NBC_01245 genome:
ATCATGCGGTCTGCGCCAGCCAGTCTTCGTGTTGGGTGGTCGCTCGGCGCCAGAGGGTGTCGCGGTCATTGGCCGAGAGGTGGTCGAGCGGCAGGCGGAAGAGGTCCTTAAGGGTGCCGAACCAGGCAGTGGGTGTTTCGAGTACGACGGCATCGGTGGTCGGCGTCTTGAGGGACAGACCGCGCAGGAGGTGTACGTCGTCGGGTGTGCGGATGAAGGCCGAACAGACCCGTACGAACGGTGAATCGGGCGATGCCGACAGGTGCGCGTGCTGCTGGGCGAAGTCGGCCATGACGGCTGGTGTGTTGTCGAAGTCCATCCCGATCATGCTGCCGAGCTCGTCGTGGTCCAGCCGCCACCCGTCGGGTACGACCTCCGACGGTCGCAGTCCGAACGTGAACGGCTTCTGCTCGTACTGCCCGGGCCTAAGCGGCAGAGGCTCGTGAATCCCGTCCCCGAGCCCAGCGTCGAC
Encoded here:
- a CDS encoding arylamine N-acetyltransferase family protein: MDVQAFLRRIGLPQAGSPSVEALFRLFAAYVESVPYESVQFQLGGSTPLDPVESAERIIAGQTGGYCFQINGALSALLEALGYQVTRHRGGAHVATGKAQIDSSHLVLTVAGLPDDPGTTWFVDAGLGDGIHEPLPLRPGQYEQKPFTFGLRPSEVVPDGWRLDHDELGSMIGMDFDNTPAVMADFAQQHAHLSASPDSPFVRVCSAFIRTPDDVHLLRGLSLKTPTTDAVVLETPTAWFGTLKDLFRLPLDHLSANDRDTLWRRATTQHEDWLAQTA